The following are encoded together in the Lactuca sativa cultivar Salinas chromosome 1, Lsat_Salinas_v11, whole genome shotgun sequence genome:
- the LOC111920196 gene encoding uncharacterized mitochondrial protein AtMg00810-like: MVSVRVVLSLAVHSSWPLFQLDVNNAFLYGDLSEDVYMSQPEGYHSKGDIRVCKLIKSLYGLKQAPRKWNEKLSHSLSIFGFKQSMNDYSIFVRNHENTIVILLVYVDDIIITGNSNAELENVKKFLKSQFFIKDLGELKYFLGIEVIKTDKGICLNQRKYCLELLHEFGMLGCKPVKTPLETNLVLKRESDLDKSDCVVNITEFQKLIGKLIYLTKTRPDISYAVHILSQYMHKPHKSHLKVAFRLLRYLKNCPGKGVHITKDNSLNITAYVDADWAKCLFSRRSVTGFLVYFGNSLVSWKSKKQSTVSRSSTESEYRALGFVACEIIWILKLLFDFGINGLTPVNVFCDNESAVKLALNPVFHEKTKHFENA, translated from the coding sequence ATGGTTTCTGTAAGAGTAGTGTTATCTTTAGCAGTTCATAGTTCATGGCCTCTGTTTCAACTTGATGTGAATAATGCTTTTTTATATGGTGATTTATCTGAAGATGTGTATATGAGTCAACCTGAAGGATATCATTCAAAAGGTGATATTAGGGTTTGTAAACTAATAAAGTCTTTATATGGTCTTAAACAAGCCCCTAGGAAATGGAATGAAAAGTTATCTCATTCACTTTCAATTTTTGGTTTTAAACAAAGTATGAATGATTATTCTATATTTGTGAGAAATCATGAGAATACAATTGTTATTTTACTGgtatatgtagatgatattatAATCACAGGAAACAGTAATGCTGAATTGGAAAATGTTAAGAAGTTCTTAAAATCACAATTTTTTATTAAAGATTTAGGAGAGTTAAAGTATTTTTTAGGTATTGAGGTTATTAAAACTGATAAAGGTATTTGTCTGAATCAAAGAAAGTATTGTTTAGAGTTGTTGCATGAGTTTGGTATGCTTGGCTGTAAACCTGTTAAAACTCCTTTAGAAACAAATTTGGTTTTAAAAAGGGAATCGGATTTGGATAAATCTGATTGTGTTGTTAATATAACTGAATTTCAAAAGCTTATTGGAAAATTAATTTACTTAACAAAGACACGTCCAGATATTTCTTATGCTGTGCACATTTTAAGTCAATATATGCATAAACCTCATAAATCTCATTTAAAAGTagcatttagattgttaaggtaTTTGAAGAATTGTCCAGGTAAGGGTGTACATATAACAAAAGATAATTCATTGAATATTACTGCTTATGTAGATGCAGATTGGGCTAAATGTTTGTTTAGTAGAAGATCTGTTACTGGTTTTCTTGTGTATTTTGGAAATTCCCTTGTATCTTGGAAAAGTAAGAAACAAAGTACTGTTTCACGTTCTTCAACTGAGTCTGAATATAGAGCATTGGGCTTTGTAGCTTGTGAGATAATCTGGATTTTAAAATTGTTGTTTGATTTTGGTATTAATGGTTTAACTCCAGTTaatgttttttgtgataatgagtcAGCTGTTAAATTAGCTTTAAATCCTGTTTTTCATGAAAAAACTAAACATtttgaaaatgcataa